The genomic DNA CCCTCTCACAAAACAAACCCGCCTCCATCGTCAACAGCACCGGCGCCGTCATCTCGCGCAGTCAGTCGAGCCTGGTGGAGGCTTTTAACAAAATTCTGAACAGCAAGAACCTTTTGCCGAGCTACAAGCCCGACCTCTCCGCTCCCCCGCCCCCCGAGTGGGGTCTCCCGCTCCCTGCCACAGGGTACCGCTGCCTGGAGTGCGGCGATGCCTTCGCCCTGGAGCGCAGCCTGGCTCGACACTACGACCGGCGGTCCCTTCGCATCGAGGTGACCTGCAACCACTGTGCTAAGAGACTGGCCTTTTTTAATAAGTGTAGCCTGCTGCTGCACGCCAGGGAGCATAAGGAGCGTGGGCTGGTCATGCAGTGCTCGCACCTGGTCATGAGGCCCGTCACCGTGGAGCAGATGATTGGACAGCAGGACATCACACCCATTGGTGGTGAGTAGAGACTGCAACCAACAATTTTCATCATCGGTCAATCTGTTGTTCAATTTTGCGATTAATCATTTAGTGATTAAATGCACCATCACAGTCTATTGTGATGtcttttcacaaaatgaaagtccaaaacccaaagatattaaaTTTTTCAATTACATAAAACAGACAAAGcatgaaataaaagtaagaaACTGGGATAGTTGACTTTTTCTTTGAGAAATACCAACATTTTTATGTCAAATGTTGTCAAGTGTGTTTGATGAGTTCTACTGTTGAGACACTCAAATCTTTATAGATTTATAGTTTGGTCTGTAACATTTCCGAAAACAATGAAAAGATCCATCATAATTTCAAAGGTGATTTCTTTAGAATGTTTCTGTGAGAGACTCAAAGAGAATAAGCAAATTGTCAAATATAAGGAGCAGGAATCAGAGTTGTTTGAGTTCtacatcacacattttttttatttttcatttgtgtaaagTCATGAAAAAAACCTGATTGGTTATATCTCATGCAATTCATCTCCATTGACTGTGTCCCATTTGTCTCTTCTGATTTCCACCGTTTGGCTGACCAGGCCTgctctcctcttcgtcctcctctcctccagtctcctctcCGTCGGCCACGCCCGGAGGCCCCGCCATCTCCGCCAACTCCAGCCCGCTGAAGGATGCCACGTCTCCGGCGGCGTCTCAGCCTCGGCCGGTCCGCCGCGCACCTCAGGGTCCACAAGCACTGATGCCTCTGCCCTGCAAGAAGGCCGAGGGGCTGCAGTACAGCAACTTCAAATGTCCCGAGTGCCAAACACAATTCTCTGGCAAGGCTGAGCTGGTCACTCACTTCCAGCAGATCAGAGCTGCTCCCAACTCGGTAAGCCGCTTGTGATGAGAGCACAGTATGTGCTGTgcttctgcttttttatttattggtaactcatttgttttgtttgattttttttttttccagacatgtACGCAGTGCTCACCCCCCATGATGCTGCCAAACTCGTGTGCCGTGTCAGCCCACCAGAGgatccacaaacacaaagcgcCCCACGTCTGTCCCGAGTGTGGTGGGATCGCCCGGCAGGCCAGCTTCCAGACCCACCTGGAGGAGGCGTGTCTGCACTTTGCCAGGCGCATCGGCTACAGGTGTGTGGACACTTTCCAAAGCCGTGGTTAACGTATATCACATGACTGACACAGTGACCAGTTGCTTAAAGGTCCCATATCCCAGACTTTTGATTCCGTACTCAAGAGGGAAATAGAGGCTTTAATAACGGAGGTTTTGAGCCTCAGGTTGCTCAAATGTAGATTTTGTCGTGATAATTATCAAATACTGTCATgttatgcatttttttcagtgtcaaaaTAGTAGGCGAAGACACTGCCTAGTGCGGCAACTAACAATTGTTTTCATGATTGATTAATAAGCTGATGTGGTCTgtaaaatatctgcaaaataGTGGATATGGCCTATTACGATTTTCCAAATTCAAGTTGACCTATTCAAATTGCTCGCATTTGTGAATCTCGTGTATCAGCCAAATTTGACTTACTTTGATTCCATTACCAATTTAGTTTCTGACTAATCGTCCCCGTCATTCAAACCAGGCCAAAGTGCGTGAACGTTGAATGTTACAAAGACGATTTGcgaaaattcattaaaaatatttgatgtttaCAGTATTGTGTAGCAATCTAATCATTAGAGGTCAATTAGGGAAGAAATTCAGAGCTCGTTTTTAATCAGGCTATATCTTAAAATTTCTGTAgttctatttttttcatacatacGTTCATTACAATTccgttgtgttgtttttctgcaactGTACAGTGACAATAAGAAATGTTGAAGGTTTTGGACCAATTTCAATTCAGGAAtatattgtacacacacaacactcctCACCTGACTATTTTAGAGGCACTATTTAAAATTTGGTTGGCGTCTGAGGTTTTCAGGTAGACACATCTGAACATGAATtcaaattcagttcagttcaaaatGATGGGAGTTATAACAAATGTTCCCCTTTGTCAAGGTGCTCGAGCTGCCAGGTCGTGTTCGGAGGGTTGAACTCCATCAAGTCACACATTCAGACTGCTCACTGCGAGGTCTTCCACAAGTGCCCCAGCTGCCCCATGGCCTTCAAGTCTTCCCCCAGCGCCCAGAGCCACATCAGCACTCAGCACCCAACGCTCACCGGAGGACAGGCCAAGTACGTCCGCTGTTCCGTTTTTTAGCCAATGCGCCAATGAAATAACAGTCACGTTTTTGTTAAACAGATCCTTAGAAGATTAACTCTTGGTCTGTATTTTTCCCTCTGTTGCAGAATGATCTAcaagtgtgtgatgtgtgatacAGTCTTTACCCAGAAGCCCTTGCTGTACATGCACTTTGACACTCATTTAGCCAAGCAGAAAGTGCACGTGTTCAAGTGTCCTGACTGCACAAAGCTCTACGCCCAGAAAGGTTCAATGATGGAGCATATTAAGGTGTGTTTTCTGATCAGGTATTTTAGTGGTAAATATGTTATATATCAAGGATAATATCAGTGCCATTCATAAATTGGCCTTTCGCCTTTATGTGTTGCCCATTCATTGCTTTCTCTGGTGAATGTGGTGTCAACAAAGGCATAAAGCAATTTTTGGAGTTTTTGTGAGCCAGTTGGAgtcatttgtattttaaaaggtAAATCTTTGCATGTCTTTCTGTTCCTTCACACTTTTCAGACCACACACAGAGGCCCGTCGGCCAAACCAGAGTCTCAGTCCGATGCTTCTAACGCCGCCTCGGCCCCGACCAACACGTCCAGTCCCTCCGGCCTCAAGTCAAAGACCTCCGGGAAGCCCGACAACTCTGACGGAGAGGACTGGGGGCGggaacaggaagaggacgaagacgaagacGGGGACGAGGACGAAGATGACGACGGGGACGAGGACTACCCGGCTCCGGCGGGTCACCCGACCCCCGCGGGTGGCAGTGGTCAGCCCAGCGCTCAGACTGAGTGGACCTGCCCCCAGTGTCAGACCACCTTCACTGACAACGACGACTATCTGAGTCACGTGAAGATGGAGCACGGCAAGGTGGGACACACAACTTCTACTTACTTTTACATCAGATTTTATTGAAACTAGTGATTTATGTTGTTATAACGCTTATTGAGTTGCTCTCCCATATTTTGAGGGAGATTGAAGTCAGCCATTTGACTGAGAATTAATATCTTTTTATCTCATcttatgtctctgtgtgtgctgcCCACTACAAAGTTCCCTTGTCGCATTTGTGGAGGCACGTTCAGCACGTCCTCCAGCCTGAGACGTCACGAGCGCGTCATTCATGAGGGCAACAAAAGAGTCTTCCATTGCCAGTGAGTCACTCAAGGTTTcaacaaatacatacaattGGTATTGGCctaaatatcaatatcaaaaaCAGTATCAGTCAGCCCATATTAATTAGGCCTGACAGTATGTAGTGTCATTGCTGGATGAATTGACACTATTTCGTCGTGATTATTTTTCAGATACTGCACAGAAGGCAAACGCACCTTTGGCAGCCGGTTCTTACTGGACAAGCATGTTCGCCTTCATCACAGAACCACAGACGGACAGGTGAGTCGAGACGGAGTCACAGAGTTCTCAGTCGCAGTTTAAATCTGTGTCACATTTCCTCACGACagtgaatatacagtacacaaatTTAAGTTCATTTAAAAAGTCAGTGTGCAAACTTAgaaagcttgattttttttagccTGTCATCCCAtgacacacaaaagaaatggaGATTATGATTCAGAGAAGTCTGcgagaacatttttgaaaacaaaaaacatttatgagtGTTATTTAGTATTAAATCTTAgctgaaacatttgtttttctcatgttaACCtgttgtaatatttaaaagtcGCCGCTTGATTGATGCTAAACATATCGCATAATTTCCTCGTGATGTAAGACAGCAAAATATAAGAGTTGAAACTATTAATACTATAACTCATATACACAGTAGTACATACTGTGTACATTTAGTAtgtaaaaattatgaaattgttggtttaatatacattttatattgtcTGTGATTTTAATTGTTTACAAGATGGGATTCAGATGCAGTGATAGCGTTCATCAAGATATAAAATCCCTTTTGCTTGTGTACCTATGAAACTTTTATCCCGCCTCCCACTCGTGTCCTCAGGGTCCCCCCATGACCAGAAAGCGAGCAGCCACTGGGGGTGAAGGTCCCGGTAGCTCTTCAGAACTAGACGGCGAGGGTGCAGTGCCACCTGGAGGCAGGGCgggagacgaggaagagaacGCCACAGAGGAAGGCGAGGACGGCGTCGGTCCCGTGAAGAAAACCAGGGCGTCGACATCGCTGACGCCCAGTGAGTTGGAAGAGGAAGACAACGTTTTCCGCTGCGTCCCCTGTGGCTTCTCCACGGAGGACGGGGCAGAGTTCCAACGCCACATACCCCAGCATCGGGCCGACACCGCCTCGTTCCAGTGCCTGCAGTGCGGCGTCTGCTTCGCGTCGGCCGGTTCCCTCGGC from Scophthalmus maximus strain ysfricsl-2021 chromosome 22, ASM2237912v1, whole genome shotgun sequence includes the following:
- the znf687b gene encoding zinc finger protein 687b isoform X1, translated to MGDMKTPDFDDLLAAFDIPDIDAKEAIQSAPDEAEGPHGAAGAPLGKQDVVVGVGSSLRPPSPPDPQADPPIVSVIVKNKVRLETVDGGEEDTDQDPIDVIAGVDVGPRLGACAPGMAESEALNHNGFGASGVSAPLPLSQAQSNGAPWSMNTPKVSSEAAGAGAAKSHKQGGNIFNRLKPLVAQGSGDPVGRARKMQLLQQQHHQQQQDIGQERADGVKASLPSSSSLSAGSSPLDAGGPVGLASPFFPPSKPLLATPPSALSSHPLHSCQPFNGASKSGPAGFHHQQMEDDDSDPDLGSPLVIQETPDSPIYTQLSQRYKSDSVSTQPTSSTSSHPKPGDTPSGASLTSSTPQSGSTESPQLEDRHPEHVIEERDSPESPEPEIPKSTAQVNTKRCSSPAVASTPPPSELRQPKEEEEEMEVGNGIDRVVDGKADKGETVRTGEEKMEVDDGKPKPPSTEGGEAVVAAPAASGAPSRPLKVRIKTIKTSTGGITRTVTRVAPKGGAAGKGLDSKAQTGERKVMGNKAQKLEASPGHMTTTSQKVSALNALPVSTLAASSVMLAAATKVQNKMAASDKTKVSATAVSITKSAALPATPAVASSPKFSVAAGGISVRTATNKTANGGSGTLSQNKPASIVNSTGAVISRSQSSLVEAFNKILNSKNLLPSYKPDLSAPPPPEWGLPLPATGYRCLECGDAFALERSLARHYDRRSLRIEVTCNHCAKRLAFFNKCSLLLHAREHKERGLVMQCSHLVMRPVTVEQMIGQQDITPIGGLLSSSSSSPPVSSPSATPGGPAISANSSPLKDATSPAASQPRPVRRAPQGPQALMPLPCKKAEGLQYSNFKCPECQTQFSGKAELVTHFQQIRAAPNSTCTQCSPPMMLPNSCAVSAHQRIHKHKAPHVCPECGGIARQASFQTHLEEACLHFARRIGYRCSSCQVVFGGLNSIKSHIQTAHCEVFHKCPSCPMAFKSSPSAQSHISTQHPTLTGGQAKMIYKCVMCDTVFTQKPLLYMHFDTHLAKQKVHVFKCPDCTKLYAQKGSMMEHIKTTHRGPSAKPESQSDASNAASAPTNTSSPSGLKSKTSGKPDNSDGEDWGREQEEDEDEDGDEDEDDDGDEDYPAPAGHPTPAGGSGQPSAQTEWTCPQCQTTFTDNDDYLSHVKMEHGKFPCRICGGTFSTSSSLRRHERVIHEGNKRVFHCQYCTEGKRTFGSRFLLDKHVRLHHRTTDGQGPPMTRKRAATGGEGPGSSSELDGEGAVPPGGRAGDEEENATEEGEDGVGPVKKTRASTSLTPSELEEEDNVFRCVPCGFSTEDGAEFQRHIPQHRADTASFQCLQCGVCFASAGSLGRHRFITHRVRDTQSDAERGATRPHGSPEGSPVGSPQALGEDGEGNLGCKVCGRRFDKASDLNTHFRTHGMAFLTAHKTDKPQ